A DNA window from Luteibaculum oceani contains the following coding sequences:
- the proB gene encoding glutamate 5-kinase yields the protein MSAKTHKKRVVIKVGTNVMTNRDNRIVQPILKKLVEQIAVLYERDIMAVLVSSGSAIAGKEVMGKLQVPIEDKATRRQVFSAVGQPRMMRHYYSIFHDYGMRCAQVLATKRDFAPGKHRENMINCYEALLEQGIIPIANEDDAVSLSMSMFTDNDELASLVAELINADMLILLTDTDGVFNGHPDDEDSDLIKHLKADQSVKEFIQESNKGEGEGRGGMESKLGVAQKAAKKDIPTFIANGKWDNVIVDIVDGKEVGTRVTKS from the coding sequence ATGTCGGCGAAAACGCATAAGAAAAGAGTGGTTATAAAGGTTGGAACCAATGTGATGACCAACAGAGATAATCGCATCGTTCAGCCGATATTGAAAAAGTTAGTAGAACAGATTGCCGTGCTATATGAGCGCGATATAATGGCCGTTTTGGTCTCCTCGGGTTCTGCCATTGCCGGTAAAGAAGTAATGGGGAAACTGCAGGTGCCTATTGAGGATAAGGCCACGCGAAGACAGGTTTTTTCGGCGGTAGGACAACCTAGAATGATGCGCCATTACTACAGTATTTTCCATGACTACGGAATGCGTTGTGCGCAGGTGTTAGCTACAAAGCGGGATTTTGCCCCAGGAAAGCACCGCGAAAACATGATCAATTGTTATGAGGCGCTTCTAGAGCAAGGAATTATCCCCATTGCAAACGAAGACGATGCCGTATCGTTATCCATGTCTATGTTCACCGATAACGATGAGCTCGCCTCTCTGGTAGCGGAGTTAATCAACGCAGATATGCTCATCCTCCTTACCGATACCGATGGTGTTTTTAACGGACACCCCGACGATGAGGATAGCGATTTGATTAAGCACTTAAAAGCCGATCAATCTGTTAAGGAATTTATTCAAGAATCGAATAAAGGCGAAGGAGAAGGTCGCGGAGGAATGGAGTCTAAATTAGGAGTTGCGCAAAAAGCAGCCAAAAAAGACATTCCAACTTTTATTGCCAATGGAAAGTGGGACAATGTTATTGTAGACATTGTAGATGGCAAAGAAGTGGGAACTCGAGTTACAAAATCGTAA
- a CDS encoding glutamate-5-semialdehyde dehydrogenase: MKILNTETKNKVLASMERIIDAKREEILAANKLDLEAFSKDDQALYDRLVVDDRKINGMIQAVAEVRSQEDPVGKVISERKLDNGLTITNKTAPFGTILIIYESRPDVTIEAAVLAFKANSKILLKGGKEAINSNKVLVDCWHEALEENGLSKDWITLFTLNRQETQEFLRNPSEKLDLIVPRGGERLIAFVKEHAQCAVLVSGRGNNFAYVAEDSDWEMAKKVIINAKTNKISGCNALDKILVDKKLPHRAEKLKDLENEFRNYQVELLADKESLNFLDHAKEIEDRDVWYEEFLALKAVVGQVNGLEEAVDKINTFSGGHSATILTSDTEKAAAFMEKVDAAAVYHNASTRFTDGGQMGVGAELAISTDKLHHRGPLGLEQLVTNKYYVFGNGQIRD; encoded by the coding sequence ATGAAAATTTTAAATACAGAAACTAAAAATAAAGTGTTGGCATCGATGGAGCGTATTATCGATGCAAAAAGAGAAGAAATATTAGCAGCAAATAAACTGGACTTGGAGGCTTTTAGTAAAGACGACCAAGCGCTCTACGATCGATTGGTGGTAGATGATAGAAAGATTAATGGAATGATTCAGGCTGTGGCCGAAGTGCGGTCTCAGGAAGATCCAGTAGGTAAAGTTATTTCCGAACGCAAGTTGGATAATGGCCTTACCATTACCAATAAAACCGCACCTTTTGGTACCATTTTAATTATTTACGAATCCAGGCCAGATGTTACCATAGAAGCCGCAGTTTTGGCTTTTAAAGCCAATTCTAAAATCCTTCTTAAAGGGGGGAAAGAAGCTATTAACAGCAACAAAGTTTTGGTTGACTGTTGGCACGAAGCCTTGGAGGAAAACGGTTTGTCTAAGGATTGGATAACCTTGTTTACTCTAAATAGGCAAGAAACACAGGAATTCTTAAGAAACCCAAGCGAAAAACTAGATCTCATTGTGCCCCGTGGTGGTGAGCGTTTGATTGCTTTTGTGAAGGAGCATGCCCAATGTGCTGTTTTGGTAAGTGGAAGAGGAAACAATTTCGCCTACGTTGCCGAAGATAGCGACTGGGAAATGGCTAAAAAGGTGATCATCAACGCTAAAACCAATAAAATCTCTGGTTGTAACGCCTTAGACAAGATTTTGGTGGATAAGAAATTACCACATAGAGCCGAAAAATTAAAAGACCTAGAAAACGAATTCCGCAATTATCAGGTGGAGCTGTTGGCTGATAAAGAAAGTCTTAATTTCTTGGATCATGCCAAGGAAATAGAAGACAGAGATGTTTGGTATGAGGAGTTTTTAGCCCTAAAAGCGGTTGTTGGCCAGGTAAACGGACTAGAAGAGGCCGTGGACAAGATAAACACCTTTAGTGGAGGGCACTCGGCCACTATTCTAACAAGCGATACCGAAAAGGCCGCTGCATTTATGGAAAAGGTAGATGCTGCTGCGGTATATCATAATGCCTCAACCCGTTTTACCGATGGAGGACAGATGGGAGTGGGTGCAGAATTGGCTATTAGTACCGATAAACTGCATCACAGAGGACCACTTGGATTAGAACAATTAGTAACCAATAAATACTACGTGTTTGGTAACGGGCAGATAAGGGATTAA
- the dinB gene encoding DNA polymerase IV — protein MERAILHLDLDTFFVSCERLMDRKLHNRPVLIGGTSDRGVVASCSYEARTYGIHSGMPMRMARQLCPHAIVIRGNSGTYSKFSDMVTEIISENSPLYEKSSIDEFYVDFTGMDRFFGAYKWAQELREKIIKETHLPLSFALSINKTVSKVGTGLAKPNNHKQIIQGTEKPFLAPLSVKKIPMVGDQTYKMLRNMGVEKIYTVQQMHPDLLRQVMGKNGVSLWKKAQGIDNSPVIPYHERKSISIERTFEKDTTDTVKLKSIVTAMAENLAYQLRNGNKLTACVAVRIRYTDFQTYSKQMRIPYTSLDDTLIKTTLELFETLYSRRMLVRLVGVRFSHLVQGNYQMDLFQDAPKMLSLYQAMDNIRNRYGQDAVKRAVAMGSKAIGRSNPFNGQPPIIPAHRRA, from the coding sequence ATGGAGCGCGCGATTTTACATTTAGATCTTGATACTTTTTTTGTATCCTGCGAACGCCTGATGGACAGAAAGTTACACAACAGACCTGTTCTTATTGGTGGAACTAGCGACCGTGGTGTTGTGGCTAGCTGTAGCTACGAAGCCAGAACCTATGGTATTCACTCTGGAATGCCCATGCGCATGGCTAGACAACTATGTCCACACGCCATTGTAATACGCGGAAACAGCGGTACGTACAGCAAGTTTTCGGATATGGTTACCGAAATCATTTCAGAAAACTCTCCGCTGTACGAGAAGTCATCTATCGATGAATTTTATGTTGATTTTACAGGGATGGATCGTTTTTTTGGAGCTTATAAATGGGCGCAAGAACTCCGCGAGAAAATCATTAAAGAAACCCACCTCCCCCTCTCCTTTGCGCTCTCTATAAATAAAACGGTTTCTAAGGTGGGGACAGGATTAGCCAAACCCAACAACCACAAGCAGATTATTCAGGGTACAGAAAAGCCCTTTCTCGCTCCTTTATCGGTAAAGAAAATCCCCATGGTTGGAGACCAGACCTACAAAATGCTCAGAAATATGGGCGTAGAAAAAATCTATACCGTACAGCAAATGCACCCCGATTTACTACGTCAAGTAATGGGAAAAAACGGTGTTTCGCTTTGGAAAAAAGCACAAGGCATAGACAACAGTCCTGTTATACCCTACCACGAAAGAAAATCCATTTCTATTGAGCGTACTTTTGAGAAAGACACCACAGACACGGTAAAACTAAAAAGCATTGTAACAGCTATGGCCGAAAATCTGGCCTATCAGTTAAGAAACGGGAACAAACTAACCGCCTGCGTTGCTGTACGTATTCGATATACCGATTTCCAAACCTACAGCAAACAAATGCGCATTCCCTACACCTCCTTAGACGATACGCTAATTAAAACCACTCTAGAACTTTTCGAAACGCTTTATAGCCGAAGAATGCTGGTACGCTTGGTTGGAGTGCGTTTTTCGCATTTGGTGCAGGGAAATTATCAGATGGACTTATTTCAAGATGCTCCAAAAATGCTTTCGCTATACCAAGCCATGGACAATATCAGAAATAGATACGGACAAGATGCTGTAAAGCGAGCAGTTGCCATGGGGTCTAAAGCCATAGGTAGAAGTAACCCCTTCAACGGTCAGCCCCCGATTATCCCTGCGCATAGACGAGCTTAA
- a CDS encoding DUF2341 domain-containing protein — MKHLIIFLSLGLFLIVNQESKAQLSAWQHKIPIKISNNQNVAKSNYSHLLLIDTQSLVGDNKMATDGKDIRIAMDCEGNAVIPHFLESGINTTNTKLWCLLPEIPAASDTVIYLFYGNAGAADVSDFDATFPNQLLIETTDTLTGLIADSVWEYNYIKIAEDVLVKFDPTLSLPWQLRLTASKIEISGTLNGAGFGYPGTIYGDGQGPGGGTMEITGGGGGAYGGDGGDGSYGSNQTSAGVGGTAYGTASGRDIEPGSGGGAAGLVGGGNPGAPGGIKYVIRCQDLTVNGKLIADGLPGLSTQASYSPGGGAGGGILIETRFISGTGTITAKGGRGGDSDRIYYAGGGAGGGRIKVFYSESNNFTGNLKVDGGRAGIGGITEAQDGMSGTIHNAQDTFKIATEILDNSFGIDLISTIRCAEQDITLSATPGASNYNFKVEGASVQNGSSNLLTVKLPEGRYAITATVTVGTCTLETDPYELSVNPNPTPSFGFMVTTVGFCDGDSLLALPIVESGSTIAWIHNQTDTTYTQQDFYIKEGGAYQLHEINANGCTGTSLGQTVEVFPTPENEINLLDTTYCTGDSIRFFEPNGLEVIWERAGSVLAHKNELWISSPGKYAATVVTPKGCLSEKRFFNVAELPVPNAILENKTGPFVCKGVNAQLSLLGTESTDSIVWLYNGVEIPNENSTDLFPGAPGTYSATVYNELGCSSTTVLETLGEFAQPQFDIDGSLSICEGESREFLVNLPPESTFKWVLSNGPNNSVDSLIKIGYSTEIYLVAYNAFGCSDTSNTEELRVNETPEATLDLSNTDTELCEGESTTITSSSTGFFKWYKNGSPFNETDLVLQISDAGYYAIEISNAAGCSNLSDSVVINVNPNPVQPSITQSGDTLFANPAGVLHTWYKDGNVIAGATQSFFLPDTNGTYTVISENQFNCLSEESEPFNFSPTTGIKRKEAFTFELYPNPNNGAFTITAELAFSIQVLDMTGKAIYADAKNTLKKEIELSVAPGLYTVLVMDGKGNSIAKQVVLR; from the coding sequence ATGAAGCACCTTATTATTTTCCTATCACTAGGCCTATTTCTTATTGTTAATCAAGAGTCTAAGGCCCAACTGAGCGCATGGCAGCACAAAATTCCAATTAAGATTTCTAACAACCAAAATGTAGCCAAAAGCAACTACAGTCATTTGTTACTCATTGACACGCAAAGCTTGGTTGGAGACAATAAAATGGCTACCGATGGAAAAGACATTAGAATTGCGATGGATTGTGAAGGAAACGCTGTAATTCCTCACTTTTTAGAGTCTGGAATTAATACAACTAACACCAAATTATGGTGTCTTTTACCAGAAATTCCAGCTGCTTCCGACACCGTTATTTATCTTTTTTATGGTAATGCTGGTGCAGCAGACGTATCGGATTTCGACGCAACTTTCCCCAATCAATTACTCATTGAAACAACAGACACTCTAACGGGCTTAATCGCTGATTCGGTGTGGGAATACAACTACATTAAAATTGCTGAAGACGTTCTGGTTAAGTTCGATCCTACCCTAAGCTTGCCCTGGCAATTGCGTTTAACCGCGAGTAAAATTGAGATTTCAGGAACCCTTAATGGGGCGGGATTTGGATATCCTGGGACCATTTATGGCGATGGACAAGGACCTGGAGGTGGAACCATGGAAATAACTGGAGGAGGCGGTGGTGCCTACGGTGGTGACGGTGGCGATGGGTCTTATGGAAGTAACCAAACCTCTGCAGGGGTTGGTGGGACTGCATACGGAACTGCCTCAGGAAGAGATATTGAACCGGGATCTGGCGGTGGGGCCGCTGGTCTTGTTGGAGGTGGAAACCCAGGCGCTCCAGGAGGAATTAAATACGTTATCCGTTGTCAGGACCTTACGGTAAATGGAAAATTAATCGCCGATGGATTACCTGGATTAAGTACACAAGCATCGTATAGCCCCGGTGGAGGTGCTGGAGGGGGTATCCTTATAGAAACCCGATTTATTTCTGGAACCGGAACCATAACGGCAAAAGGCGGTCGCGGAGGTGATAGCGACAGAATTTATTACGCCGGTGGCGGAGCCGGTGGAGGCCGAATAAAGGTGTTTTACTCAGAAAGCAACAACTTTACTGGCAACCTGAAGGTAGACGGTGGTAGAGCTGGTATTGGAGGTATTACTGAGGCTCAAGATGGAATGTCAGGTACCATACATAATGCTCAGGACACTTTTAAAATTGCTACCGAAATTTTGGACAATTCGTTTGGAATTGATCTCATATCTACTATTCGTTGTGCTGAACAGGATATTACTTTGAGCGCAACCCCAGGAGCTAGCAATTATAATTTCAAGGTGGAGGGTGCTTCGGTTCAAAATGGAAGCAGCAATCTGTTAACAGTTAAGTTACCAGAAGGTAGATACGCCATTACAGCAACGGTAACCGTGGGGACATGTACTTTAGAAACAGATCCTTATGAATTATCTGTAAACCCCAATCCTACTCCATCCTTTGGCTTTATGGTAACTACCGTTGGGTTTTGCGACGGTGACAGCTTATTGGCCTTACCCATAGTAGAAAGTGGCAGTACCATAGCCTGGATCCACAACCAAACGGATACAACCTATACACAGCAGGATTTTTATATCAAAGAAGGTGGAGCTTACCAATTACACGAAATCAATGCAAATGGGTGCACAGGAACCAGCCTAGGACAAACGGTTGAGGTATTTCCTACCCCCGAGAATGAAATAAACCTATTGGATACCACCTATTGCACCGGGGATTCTATTCGTTTTTTCGAACCCAATGGCCTTGAGGTTATTTGGGAAAGAGCGGGTAGTGTGCTAGCTCATAAGAACGAATTATGGATTTCTTCACCCGGAAAATACGCCGCAACAGTCGTTACACCGAAAGGGTGTTTATCAGAAAAAAGATTTTTCAATGTTGCTGAACTTCCAGTTCCCAATGCAATTCTGGAAAATAAAACTGGTCCCTTTGTTTGTAAAGGGGTAAATGCACAACTCAGTCTCTTAGGTACGGAAAGTACCGATTCAATTGTGTGGTTATACAATGGCGTGGAAATTCCAAATGAAAATTCTACCGATTTATTTCCTGGTGCCCCAGGAACATACAGTGCTACCGTATACAACGAATTAGGATGCAGCAGCACTACCGTACTTGAAACCCTCGGAGAGTTTGCTCAACCTCAATTCGATATCGACGGGAGTTTAAGCATTTGCGAGGGAGAATCGAGAGAATTCCTTGTGAATTTACCACCCGAAAGCACCTTTAAATGGGTATTAAGTAATGGGCCTAACAATAGTGTAGACAGCCTAATTAAAATAGGTTACAGCACAGAGATATACCTGGTAGCATACAACGCATTCGGATGTTCGGACACCAGTAATACCGAAGAATTAAGGGTAAATGAAACTCCGGAGGCTACTTTAGATCTAAGTAACACAGACACGGAGCTTTGTGAGGGAGAAAGTACTACCATAACAAGTAGCAGTACTGGATTTTTCAAGTGGTACAAGAACGGAAGTCCTTTTAACGAAACCGATCTGGTTTTACAAATAAGTGACGCGGGCTATTACGCTATAGAAATATCCAATGCGGCAGGATGCTCAAACCTAAGCGACAGTGTAGTAATTAACGTAAATCCCAATCCGGTTCAGCCAAGCATCACTCAATCTGGCGACACGCTATTTGCCAATCCAGCTGGGGTATTACACACGTGGTACAAGGATGGAAACGTAATTGCTGGAGCCACCCAGTCTTTCTTTCTTCCTGATACGAATGGAACCTACACCGTAATCTCGGAAAACCAGTTTAACTGTCTTTCGGAGGAATCAGAACCATTTAATTTCAGTCCAACCACAGGAATAAAAAGAAAGGAGGCCTTTACTTTTGAGTTGTATCCAAATCCAAACAATGGGGCCTTTACCATAACCGCTGAGCTTGCATTTAGCATACAGGTGTTAGATATGACGGGTAAAGCAATTTATGCAGATGCAAAAAATACGCTGAAAAAAGAAATTGAATTATCAGTGGCACCTGGTTTATACACTGTTTTGGTTATGGATGGAAAAGGCAATAGCATCGCGAAACAAGTTGTATTGAGGTAG
- a CDS encoding exonuclease domain-containing protein, translated as MKYAVIDIETSGFSGLFNRITEISVFITDGIQVLDEYTSLVNPHCKIPYSITRLTGIDNSMVDEAPDFSEIADKIDEITQGCVFVAHNVNFDYSFVEREFREAGKSFKRKKLCSVRYAKSVFPDHQSYSLGNICRDLGIQITDRHRARGDAEATVELLRRCLKKDANKTELNKMLNPRLRGATLPTNIDFELFNSLPECPGVYHFLNKSGKVIYVGKALNIKQRVTSHFTSKAAKSINMKLEIADIRCQLSGNELLSFLMETHDIKRYYPKYNSAQKRYTKLLNLAVYENQKGILQLGVLVGRPREPYIQFTNRSAAYRFIQDFIDEYELCIHQQAMQPLKKNAEVINHDACRGVCAGKESVKDYNERVRDALNQQKPNLDQEFIVLEGRTEDEKAVVQLENGIYAGYGFMSMEIEEEEYANFIQPQINDPDTQSIVLGYLQRHHLQDEMEKVQLEPN; from the coding sequence GTGAAATACGCAGTAATCGACATTGAAACCTCTGGTTTTTCGGGTCTTTTTAATAGAATAACGGAGATATCTGTTTTTATAACGGATGGGATACAGGTGCTGGATGAGTATACATCGCTAGTAAATCCGCATTGTAAGATTCCGTATAGCATAACTCGATTAACAGGGATAGACAATTCCATGGTGGATGAGGCTCCTGATTTTTCGGAAATCGCAGATAAAATTGATGAAATTACGCAAGGCTGCGTATTTGTAGCCCACAATGTGAATTTCGATTACTCCTTTGTAGAACGCGAGTTTAGAGAGGCTGGAAAAAGTTTTAAGCGCAAAAAACTGTGCTCTGTCCGCTACGCTAAATCGGTTTTTCCAGATCATCAATCTTATAGTCTTGGGAATATTTGCCGCGATTTGGGAATTCAAATTACCGACAGACACCGGGCCCGAGGTGATGCCGAAGCTACGGTGGAGTTGCTGCGTCGTTGTCTTAAAAAGGATGCGAATAAAACGGAGCTCAACAAAATGCTTAATCCCCGATTACGTGGAGCAACGCTACCTACTAACATCGATTTCGAATTGTTTAATAGTCTACCCGAATGTCCGGGAGTTTACCATTTCTTAAATAAATCTGGGAAAGTAATCTACGTGGGAAAGGCCCTTAATATAAAGCAGCGAGTTACTTCCCATTTCACCAGTAAAGCGGCCAAATCCATTAATATGAAGTTGGAGATTGCAGATATACGGTGTCAATTGAGTGGAAATGAGCTTTTGAGTTTCCTGATGGAAACGCACGACATTAAACGCTATTATCCTAAATACAATAGTGCTCAGAAAAGGTATACCAAGCTTTTAAACTTGGCTGTTTATGAAAACCAAAAGGGAATTCTTCAATTGGGAGTGCTCGTAGGTCGACCGCGCGAACCCTACATTCAATTTACCAATCGAAGTGCAGCATACCGTTTTATTCAAGATTTCATAGATGAGTACGAGTTATGCATTCACCAACAAGCAATGCAACCCCTGAAGAAAAATGCCGAGGTGATAAACCATGATGCATGTAGAGGGGTATGCGCTGGAAAAGAATCTGTAAAAGATTATAATGAAAGAGTTAGAGATGCTTTAAACCAGCAAAAACCAAATTTAGACCAGGAGTTTATCGTTTTGGAGGGTAGAACCGAAGATGAAAAGGCGGTAGTGCAACTGGAAAATGGCATTTATGCAGGTTACGGATTTATGTCAATGGAAATAGAAGAAGAGGAGTATGCCAACTTTATTCAGCCGCAGATTAATGACCCCGACACGCAAAGTATAGTGTTAGGCTATCTTCAAAGACATCATCTGCAGGATGAAATGGAAAAAGTACAGTTAGAGCCGAATTAA
- a CDS encoding histidine decarboxylase gives MEQVLKSLKPADRERITELKKETENASEFCIGYPVARDFDYSEIADFLSLAINNIGDPFEEGTYKVETHPLEREVIGFFAKLFRANPKDYWGYVTNGGSESNLYGLYLARELHPKGIVYYSESTHYSVKKNIHLLNIPSIVIRSQENGEMDYEDFENTIKMNRHKPVIVLATFGTTMKEAKDDVSKIKSIIKNLAIQDHYIHCDAALAGSFGAFMEPKLPFDFKDGSDSISISGHKFIGCPIPSGVIVAKKSNRDRIAHGISYIGSSDTTITGSRNGHSPLFLWYALKKLGLEGMKARYQHGLEMAKYCEARLKDLGLNAWRNPGALTVVIPKVPKTIREKWQLATEGDISHIICMPNVTKDQLDMFFEDLINAKEEAEDDFEFDF, from the coding sequence ATGGAACAGGTATTGAAATCGCTAAAACCAGCGGATAGAGAAAGAATCACTGAACTAAAGAAGGAAACTGAAAACGCAAGTGAATTTTGCATTGGGTATCCGGTAGCAAGAGACTTCGATTATTCAGAAATAGCAGATTTTCTCTCCCTAGCCATCAATAACATCGGTGATCCATTTGAGGAGGGTACTTATAAGGTTGAGACCCACCCGCTAGAGCGAGAAGTTATAGGTTTTTTCGCCAAGCTGTTTAGAGCTAATCCAAAAGACTATTGGGGATACGTAACCAATGGAGGATCTGAAAGTAACCTTTATGGTTTGTATTTAGCTCGTGAATTGCATCCCAAAGGGATAGTATATTATTCAGAATCAACCCATTACTCAGTTAAAAAGAACATTCACCTTTTAAATATTCCAAGTATAGTAATTCGATCTCAGGAAAATGGAGAAATGGATTATGAGGACTTTGAGAATACCATAAAAATGAACCGTCATAAGCCCGTCATCGTGCTGGCTACGTTTGGAACCACAATGAAAGAAGCTAAGGATGACGTTTCTAAGATTAAATCCATCATAAAAAACCTAGCGATACAAGACCATTACATTCACTGTGATGCAGCGCTAGCAGGTTCTTTTGGTGCTTTTATGGAACCCAAATTGCCTTTCGATTTTAAAGATGGATCTGATTCCATATCTATCAGTGGTCATAAGTTTATTGGTTGTCCAATTCCTTCAGGGGTTATTGTGGCGAAAAAATCAAATAGAGATCGCATCGCTCATGGTATTTCCTATATAGGCTCTTCGGACACTACCATAACTGGCTCCAGAAATGGTCACAGTCCTTTATTTCTTTGGTATGCCCTTAAAAAGCTAGGCTTAGAGGGAATGAAAGCGCGCTATCAGCACGGTTTGGAAATGGCGAAATACTGCGAGGCCAGATTAAAGGATTTAGGCCTTAACGCCTGGCGAAACCCCGGAGCATTAACCGTTGTAATTCCCAAAGTCCCTAAAACAATCAGGGAAAAGTGGCAGTTGGCTACCGAAGGCGATATTTCACATATCATCTGTATGCCAAATGTTACTAAGGATCAGCTGGATATGTTTTTTGAGGATTTAATTAATGCTAAGGAGGAAGCCGAAGACGACTTCGAGTTCGATTTTTAA